The window TTCCAAGGCCATGAGCAATCGCAGGCAGTCTGGCGCCCGATCGGCGATCCGAACTCTCAGTCCCATGGCCGCCGCCAAGGTTTCGGCTGAGTCCAGCTTGGCGATGACGTCCAAAAACTCAGGCGTAGCCAGCAAGCGGCCAAGTTCTTCCGCATCGGCCAGTACGGCGGAGCTCTTCTCGCGCCGCACGATCCCCGCACGCTCCAGCATGGCGAACTCGGCGTTCCAGCCCGCTCTACCCCGCTCCAGCAGACCGCGCCAGGCAAGGCACCGGGCAGTAAGATCCTTCACTCAACCTCCCCAACATGTCCGGAATCTTCGCTTACTGCGGCAACCGTTTCCGCCGCCTGCGGGACGTAGACGCCCACATGGGTCACGCCCTGGGGCAGCGATGTGAGGATATGGGTCAGCGAGTCGGAGATATTGAGCATCCTGGGCAAGGCCAGCACCAGCTGGCACTCCACTCTGTCCAGCAGGTCGCGCACGGTGTTCATAGCCCGCTCGTCAAGACGCTCGGCCTCGTCCAGGGCCATGAGCAGGATGCCGCTGCCGCGATGCTGGCCCGAGTCCGAGCCTTCATAAAAAAGCAGGCTCAGGCAGATGGCCAAATTGATGCCCAGACCCTCGCCACTGGAAAAACCGCTGCGGCGCTCGCGGCCTTCGTCGTCCTCGATGGCCCAGCGCAGGCGGACATAGGTGCGGTAATCCGTGATCTGGTCGTCTTCGAGCTGCGCGCCCTTGGCGTGACGAGCGATGATCTCCCGAATCTGATCCAGGAATTCACGGAGGCCCACCGCCGTTCCAGACGAAAACAGCGACAGCTGACCAGTGCCCCGCAGATGTTTGAGCCCCTCATAGGCGGGCTCGTGCACTTTCTCGAGATACACCTTGCGCACCTTGCCAAATCCCAGGTTGGAGAGGATGTCGTTGATCCTCTGCAGCTTGCGGGTCAGGGCGCGGATATCGGCGTCCACATTGTTGCGGATCGCTTCCACGTACCCGCGCAGCTTGCCTTCGATCTTCGCCAGTTCGTCGCGTAAGGCCTTGAGCTTATCTTCCTCGCGATCAAGCTCCACATCGGGAGGTAGCAGCATGGTCAGCACATCGCCCACCAGCTGATCGGGTTCCCTGTCCCGGGGCATGGCCAACTCCTGGCCGTATTCCCGGCAGACAAGCTCCAGTTGTCCGGACAGGGCCACCCTGGCTTCGGCCCAGGCCTGCCGGGCCTTGTCCCGCCTGGCCTCGGTCCAGTCTCCGTGGAGGGCGGCGGGATCTTCGGCCGGATAGTACCGGCTCCAATGGACAGTGGCCTGCTCCATTTCCTGGATAGCATGGCGAAGCTTGCCGGACATGTCGTTCAGGGTGGTAGACCGGTTCTGCACATCGGCCCGCAACTTGCCCAGTTGCTCAGCTCCGGCGCGGATTTTCCCCTTGATGGAAGCCAGCTCCTTGGTCAGCTCCGCCACCCGCCGCGCCATGAGTTCGGCCTGGGTAAAATCGACGCAGCCCTCCAGGACATCGAGAGGCTCGTCTTTTTCCAGGCTCTCGCGCTGGGCTTGGGCTTTGGTCCTTGAATTCTCGGACTCCCGCCGCTCCCGCTCAAGTTCGGACTGACGTTTCTGAAATTCTTCCTGACTGGCGCGCAACCGCACCAAGCCCTCTTCCAAAGCTTTCACGTCCCGCTCAAGCTCCGCTATCCTGGCACGCACGGAGTCGAGCTGCGCCGGGCTTTCCGCCAGCTCAAAGGCCTGAATGCGATTTTTAAGCTTCTCGACGCAGTCATGGCAGGCCTTGGTCCGGGCCTGGCTTTCGGACACTACACGGACCCGCTTGGCCAGTGCCTCCTCAAGCACCACACTCTCCCGGTCGCACAGAGCGTCCCAAACCCCGAGCACCGCGGCCAAACGCTCTTCCAGGGCCCGCTGGGAAGCCATGTCGGTCTTGAGGCGGGCCATGGTGGCATCGCATTCATCCAGTTCCCGGGCCAGGGCGATGAGCTGCTCCGCCCGTGCGCGGCTGGATAGCCAGACCGGGCCCTGCGGCTCGTACCAGGCCAGAGCGCCCCGCCCGCCGACAGCGGGAGCGCGGCTCGCCCAGTCCTCCTCCCCGGCCTCGGAGGTGACCACGAAAACCCTGTCCGATCCTTCCAGCTTGTCCAGAATCTTGGCGCCCTCCCTGGGGCGAATGGCCAGGGCAAAGGGGCCAAGACGCGTCTGCCACGCTGCGGCCTCCTGAACGTCAAGCTGATCGAAGTCCATGGCCACGGGATCGGCCAAGCCCTGGTCGACCATACGCTGCGCCTCGGGTGGCAGGGGCGGAAGGCCCTGAGCCAAGGTGTCGCGCAGTTCCTGAATGCGGGCGCGCTCGGCCACAAGCTTCTCTTCCTTGAGACTCAGGCGGATGACGTCATCCTTGGTGGCGCGCAGCCTGGCCTCAACGTCCTCACGCTTGGGAGGATCGGTCACGGCGTTCGCGGCAACCAGACCATTCCATAGCAGCAAGGCTTCTTCATGGCGCTTTGTGCGGCGGCGTAGCTCTGTCAACTGCTCCTTCCACGTAGGCAGAAGACGCAGCTCTTGAAAAGGCCCGTCCCACTCGTTCCAGGCCTCGACGACATCGAAGGCCGAGGCGACCTTGCGGCCCAAAATTTCAGCAGCCTTGGTCAGGTCGGCCTCGAAGCTCCGCCAGGCTTTCACGTCCTTGGCCAGTTGGGTTTCCTGCCCGGCCATCTTCTCCCGTTCAACCAAAAGCTCTGTGCGCTTGGCAGTGCCGGCAGTGACCTCCTCTACGACGACGCGATATTTCTCCGTGATGCCCGCCTGCTCGGTGAGAATGGCCTGAAGACGCTTGTCTGCCAGGGCCAGATCCTTGCCTGCGGCCACGTATTCCTTGTGCCTGCGCAGCTGGGCATCCAAGGACGACTGCTGTTTCTGCAGCAGGTCGCGTTGGGCGGAAATCCCGGATTCCTGTTCCTCCAGCCCGGTCAGAGACGTCTGCTGCGCGGCGAGTTCCTGCTGGGCCTTTTCCTGTTCCGACCGCAGCCTGCCCTCCTGCTGCCGCAGGGTCTGGACACGTCCCGAAGAGACCACCAGGTCGGCGGCCAGACTCTCCCGGCGCGCGCTATCCAGAGAAAGGCGCAGCTCCTCGAGTTTGAGCCGTGTCTCCCGGAACCGGACCAGCCGCTTAAGCCGCTCCTCCACGCCGCGACGATCGTGCATCAGCTTTTCCACATCACTGAAAGTCAACTTCATACCCGATGGCGGCGGGCAGAGCATGTCCTGCAGAAATGCCTGCAGGTCCGTCAGACGCGGTTGCGTGATCTGACGCCACAGTCCGGCAAAACTCTTCTTCTTGCCGGTCCGCATGAGCGGGATGGGCAGGATGCCCTGCTCGTGCAGGAAGGAGTGGTAATCATCCACTCGCTCGAAGGGCAGGTAGTCGGCTGTGGGGTTAGCCTGCAGAATCCTGCGCGACAGGACCTGGAAATCCGGAGTGATAACGCTGGTCTCAGGGTCGAGGAACAGGCGTTCTTGAAGCGGCACGCGCCGCAGCACAAAGGGTGAAAGCTCGAGCTGCTCGCCGCTGGGACGCACGGCCAGACGCACACCCATGGCCGTGACCTCCTCGTGCCCGGCGATGCCGATGGCCGCCCAGGCCACGCGCTGGCGCAGCTGGCCGATGATGGAGCGGTCGTTCTGGCCCGATGCCACATTCATGGATATGTACTGCTGGTGGCAGAGGATCACGGTCTGGATGGCGTCGAGGAGCGTGGTCTTACCCACGCCGTTATTGCCGGACAAGACTGTCAGGCGTCCGTGCAGGGGAATCAAGCTGCAAGGGAAGAGCTGATACCCAACCAGGAGCAGCTCCCGGGCCCAGATCGGATCAGGGCTGAAAAAGGGCAGGTTCATTCATCCTCCGCCGCGTCGTCGCTGTCATCGTTTTCCGGTTCGGTCTCGAACCCGGCCCACAGGGTTTTGACCACGCCAAGCAGGTCGGTCGCCTCGCTGCCTTGATGCAGGAGGGCGTTGCGGCTCACTTCCAGAAAACGCTGCAGGCCCGGCAGGCGGTAGACCAGAAGATCCCGCCACTCCGCCCGCACCGACGGACGGAGCTCCACGAATCGGTAGCGAGCCAGCTCGTTCAGGAAGGTGCGGATGGCGTCGATCATCCTGTCGCGGTTCTGCTCCGTCTCGACCCGCTGCCGGCCGCGCCCGCGCACGGGCAGAAAGACCGGGACCAGCATGTTGAAATCGAAGTTCGAGAGAATCCGCCCCGCCAGGTCGGCGGCCGGGACCGACTCCTGGCCGTCCACCCCTTCGGTCACGAAATGCCAGGCCAAGAAGATGCCCAGGAAGGTCGCCCCGCGGCTGAGTCGTTCGGCCTTGACCATCCCCGAGTCGGGCTTGAGATAGAAGAAACTTTCCCCGCCCAGGTCGCTGCGGCACAGCCTGTATCCCAGGAAAGCAAAGAAATCCTCCCAGTCCGACTGGTTGCGGTCCAAAAAGCGGAACTCGGGCCCCATGAAGGGGTCGATATGCTCTCCGCGCTGCAGGCTGTGGATGATGCGCCGGGACAGGGCCGGAGATGCGAACAGAACGTTGCCGTCGCCCTCGTCGGGCATGAGATCTTGAATCGGGACGTCAGACATGGGGCGTGTCCAGGATGACGGGTTGCATGAGAGTGGGCCCGAGAGCTTCCCACGGGGCATCGGCGGCACGAACCAGGACGGAGGGCGTCCAGACCGGCATGTCATTCAGGAGGTACCACAGGGCCAGGATTTCGGCATCGGGATCGGCCTCGTCCGGAGCCAGGAGGCTTCGAATCCACGCGGCAAGGGGCCTGGGCGAGAAAGGGGTGGAACTCCATTGCCTGCGCGCCTCGTCAAGAAACTCGCCGCGCCACGGCGCCTGGATGTTCCTGACCGGCTCGGGCACGAAGGCGGACAGTGCCGCCAACGCCGCCGGATCGAGGGTGACAGGGGCTTGGTTCTGGGAAGCGCCAAACTCGAGGCTAATGGCGCACGGACGGTTTTGTCCGACCACGGGCATGGTCAGGGGCTCGCGCAGGGCCAAGCGCAGCAGGTCGAGCTGCAGCCGACCCAAAGCGTCGCGGCGGGACAGAGAACCCACGAAAGACTGGTAGGAGACGCACTGCCGGACGAACCGGATGAGGTTTGCGAGCATGCGCTCGATGCGATGGCGCATCCCCTCCAGAAAATCCAGAGCCCGTCCGATGGCGGTGCGTAGCTCGGGCTGGGAAAAACGGTCATGGCATTCCGAGAGCGCAGCCATGAGCGGCATGTAGGCAGAGCCGTCCTGGACCGCGTCAAGCAGCTCGTCCAGATACTCGCGCCCCTTACGCACCGCGGCCAGGGCCTCCGCGAAGGCCTGTTCGTCCTGCCCACTGCCAAGGCGCTTGGCGGTCTGCTCCTGATCAAGGAGCCCCTCTTCTATGGACAGGAGCTTGTACTCGATCTTTTCTCGAATGGTGCCATGAAAAAAATGGGTCAGCCACTTGGCAAGTTCAGCCGGATCACCCAGCGTCATCTCCTGGCGCAGCGAAGAATGCGCCTGATTCAGGAGTGTGCACAGATCCTCGCTACCAAAGTCGGCATCTTCCAAGAGGTCCCGGGCAAGACTGCGCCCAAGCCGGGTCAGGCAGTACTCCTGCGCCCGCGAATCCGTCACTGAAGTGCGCACCATTCTGAAGCGCACCAGCCGGTCAATGACCTGCGCCGGCTGGGAGACGTCATCCTCCATGCCAAGCTGAACGGCGGCATGGGAAAGCTGCTGACGCAGCTCACGGTCGGAAATTCTCGCCGCCTCCGTGGCCAGCTCGCGAAAATACAGCCAGCCGACGAAAAGCAGGTCCTGCTTGGAAAGCTCGAGGCCGCGCGGAAAGCGGTTGGCGAGGCTACTCAGTTTAAAGATGATGTCCTGCTGCTGCATGCCGACAGGAGATATACGGATTGCCGCTCAGGGTCCAGAACGTCTCATCCTGATGGAGGCCATATTACAAGAATTGAGATTTTTTTATTGTCGCTGCATGACAGACTTTAAATTATCTCAAT of the Desulfomicrobium macestii genome contains:
- a CDS encoding ATP-binding protein, producing the protein MNLPFFSPDPIWARELLLVGYQLFPCSLIPLHGRLTVLSGNNGVGKTTLLDAIQTVILCHQQYISMNVASGQNDRSIIGQLRQRVAWAAIGIAGHEEVTAMGVRLAVRPSGEQLELSPFVLRRVPLQERLFLDPETSVITPDFQVLSRRILQANPTADYLPFERVDDYHSFLHEQGILPIPLMRTGKKKSFAGLWRQITQPRLTDLQAFLQDMLCPPPSGMKLTFSDVEKLMHDRRGVEERLKRLVRFRETRLKLEELRLSLDSARRESLAADLVVSSGRVQTLRQQEGRLRSEQEKAQQELAAQQTSLTGLEEQESGISAQRDLLQKQQSSLDAQLRRHKEYVAAGKDLALADKRLQAILTEQAGITEKYRVVVEEVTAGTAKRTELLVEREKMAGQETQLAKDVKAWRSFEADLTKAAEILGRKVASAFDVVEAWNEWDGPFQELRLLPTWKEQLTELRRRTKRHEEALLLWNGLVAANAVTDPPKREDVEARLRATKDDVIRLSLKEEKLVAERARIQELRDTLAQGLPPLPPEAQRMVDQGLADPVAMDFDQLDVQEAAAWQTRLGPFALAIRPREGAKILDKLEGSDRVFVVTSEAGEEDWASRAPAVGGRGALAWYEPQGPVWLSSRARAEQLIALARELDECDATMARLKTDMASQRALEERLAAVLGVWDALCDRESVVLEEALAKRVRVVSESQARTKACHDCVEKLKNRIQAFELAESPAQLDSVRARIAELERDVKALEEGLVRLRASQEEFQKRQSELERERRESENSRTKAQAQRESLEKDEPLDVLEGCVDFTQAELMARRVAELTKELASIKGKIRAGAEQLGKLRADVQNRSTTLNDMSGKLRHAIQEMEQATVHWSRYYPAEDPAALHGDWTEARRDKARQAWAEARVALSGQLELVCREYGQELAMPRDREPDQLVGDVLTMLLPPDVELDREEDKLKALRDELAKIEGKLRGYVEAIRNNVDADIRALTRKLQRINDILSNLGFGKVRKVYLEKVHEPAYEGLKHLRGTGQLSLFSSGTAVGLREFLDQIREIIARHAKGAQLEDDQITDYRTYVRLRWAIEDDEGRERRSGFSSGEGLGINLAICLSLLFYEGSDSGQHRGSGILLMALDEAERLDERAMNTVRDLLDRVECQLVLALPRMLNISDSLTHILTSLPQGVTHVGVYVPQAAETVAAVSEDSGHVGEVE
- a CDS encoding condensin complex protein MksE, translating into MSDVPIQDLMPDEGDGNVLFASPALSRRIIHSLQRGEHIDPFMGPEFRFLDRNQSDWEDFFAFLGYRLCRSDLGGESFFYLKPDSGMVKAERLSRGATFLGIFLAWHFVTEGVDGQESVPAADLAGRILSNFDFNMLVPVFLPVRGRGRQRVETEQNRDRMIDAIRTFLNELARYRFVELRPSVRAEWRDLLVYRLPGLQRFLEVSRNALLHQGSEATDLLGVVKTLWAGFETEPENDDSDDAAEDE